TCAACCCGCGTAAAAAGGTCGGGCAGATCCTGGAAGAGCCGCTGGTTATCAACACCGAGCTCACCAAAGCCGAACGGCGCGAAAAAGCGCTGGCGATGATGGCGAAAGTGGGGCTGAAAACCGAGCATTACGACCGCTACCCGCACATGTTTTCCGGCGGCCAGCGCCAGCGTATCGCTATCGCTCGCGGGCTGATGCTTGACCCGGATGTGGTGATCGCTGATGAACCGGTGTCTGCGCTCGACGTGTCGGTGCGCGCACAGGTGCTAAACCTGATGATGGACTTGCAGCAGGAACTGGGGCTGTCTTACGTGTTTATTTCGCACGACCTGTCGGTGGTGGAGCACATCGCGGATGAGGTGATGGTGATGTATCTGGGCCGCTGCGTCGAAAAAGGCAGCAAAGACGCGATTTTCAACAACCCGCGCCACCCGTACACCCAGGCGCTGTTGTCTGCGACGCCGCGCCTGAACCCGGACGCGCGCCGTGAGCGCATCAAGCTGACCGGCGAGCTGCCAAGCCCGCTCAGTCCGCCGCCGGGCTGCGCCTTCAACGCACGTTGCCAGCACCGTTTCGGCACCTGCACCCAGTTGCAACCGCAGTTGAAACCGCACGGCGAGCAACTGGTCGCCTGCTTTGCGGTAGAGCAGGAAGACAGTCAGGCAAGCTGACCTGCGGGCAGTGAAGCATCAGGACGGCTCCGGTTAACCAGCGGGGCCGTTTTTTTATGCACAAACATCGGCCCGTTCATCATTGATGAGGCGTTTTGGATCTTTCGCGCCTGATGTTCCCTATTTGTATCCCTGTATTGTGCCTGTTTCATGAGGCGACGCGGAGAGAAACGCAATAACCTTTAGAAAAATTCAATAAATAAGCTGTGATTCTAATAAGAATGATTAATTTATTTTACTGTTTTGCAGGCTAATCGCCGCTGTTTTTTTGTGAAATATGTAAATTTCATTTTAATTTTTATGAAGTGCTCGGCGTGAATAGATTAATTTATACGGTGATTATCGACCTTTTGACAGTCCATCACATAAATTTATGGTCGCATAAGTAATTGTGCTGTTTATTCGTATTAAAGGCCGGATTACTTACAGGATACTTATTTATTTTTCAGAGGGAATTTACCTTCGTCACAAACATAGGTATAAGACTAATCTTAAAAGATTGTTTTTTGCGCTGCCGCCCGGCGGCGTATTTCGGCCACCCTTTCCCAGGGAAATGACAG
This sequence is a window from Dickeya aquatica. Protein-coding genes within it:
- the dppF gene encoding dipeptide ABC transporter ATP-binding subunit DppF, translated to MNAAGQPYLLEAIDLKKHYPVKKGLFAPERLVKALDGVSFTLERGKTLAVVGESGCGKSTLGRLLTMIETPSHGELYYQGQDLLKPDPAAQKLRRQKIQIVFQNPYASLNPRKKVGQILEEPLVINTELTKAERREKALAMMAKVGLKTEHYDRYPHMFSGGQRQRIAIARGLMLDPDVVIADEPVSALDVSVRAQVLNLMMDLQQELGLSYVFISHDLSVVEHIADEVMVMYLGRCVEKGSKDAIFNNPRHPYTQALLSATPRLNPDARRERIKLTGELPSPLSPPPGCAFNARCQHRFGTCTQLQPQLKPHGEQLVACFAVEQEDSQAS